Proteins encoded by one window of Pseudochaenichthys georgianus chromosome 9, fPseGeo1.2, whole genome shotgun sequence:
- the LOC117452879 gene encoding protein-lysine 6-oxidase, with the protein MKELSSDALLLSFTHLCFLSSFLDGAHAQEAAGDDNALRRGLTWQHNGQVFSILSGGSQYRPSGRRHTGSPRRSDPVVVLSRAKDTVPAASGDSPRVPAAAGGSPRVPVTSDTAQVRAMMRQHPRPQQQATGSDRDSAPVRREDMMVGDDPYNPYKNYYNYYSSYYRARAQPRHGYGTSYHQNGLPDLVPDPHYIQIGTYIQRMPMYNLRCAAEENCLASSSSSASDYDTRVLLRFPQRVKNQGTADFLPSKPRYSWEWHSCHNHFHSMDEFSLYELLDAETQSQVAEGHKASFCLEDTSCDPGYYRRFACTSHTQGLSPGCYDTYNADIDCQWIDITDVSPGKYILKVTVNPRQQVPESNFNNNVARCDVQYTGTAAHVSGCTMTS; encoded by the exons atgaAGGAACTTTCCTCTGATGCCTTGCTGCTGTCTTTTACACATTTATGTTTCCTTAGTAGTTTTCTGGACGGCGCTCACGCTCAGGAGGCTGCAGGTGATGATAATGCGCTCCGGCGGGGGTTGACATGGCAACATAACGGCCAGGTTTTCAGCATCCTGAGCGGCGGCTCTCAATACCGGCCGTCCGGCAGGAGGCACACCGGATCCCCCCGACGCAGTGACCCTGTAGTGGTCCTCAGCCGCGCTAAAGACACCGTCCCCGCCGCCTCCGGGGACTCCCCGCGTGTCCCCGCCGCGGCCGGGGGCTCTCCGCGCGTCCCCGTCACCAGCGACACTGCCCAGGTCCGCGCGATGATGCGCCAGCACCCGCGGCCTCAGCAGCAGGCGACTGGCAGCGACAGAGACTCTGCCCCGGTCCGACGGGAGGACATGATGGTCGGAGATGATCCATACAACCCCTACAAGAATTATTATAACTACTACAGCTCCTACTACAGAGCCAGGGCTCAGCCCCGGCACGGGTACGGAACCAGCTACCATCAGAATG GTCTCCCTGATCTGGTTCCTGACCCGCACTACATCCAGATCGGCACCTACATCCAAAGAATGCCGATGTACAACCTCCGCTGCGCTGCAGAGGAGAACTGCCTCGCCTC ctCTTCCAGTTCTGCCAGTGATTATGACACCAGGGTTCTGTTGAGGTTTCCTCAGAGGGTGAAGAACCAGGGAACAGCTGACTTTCTGCCCAGTAAACCCCGATATTCCTGGGAGTGGCACAGCTGTCATAA TCACTTCCACAGCATGGATGAGTTCAGTCTGTATGAGCTGCTGGACGCTGAGACACAGAGTCAGGTAGCTGAGGGCCACAAGGCCAGCTTCTGCCTGGAGGACACTTCCTGTGACCCGGGGTACTACCGCCGCTTCGCCTGCACCTCACACACCCAG ggTTTGAGTCCAGGTTGTTATGACACCTACAACGCTGACATTGACTGTCAGTGGATCGACATCACTGACGTCTCTCCTGGAAAATACATCCTTAAG GTGACAGTGAACCCCCGGCAGCAGGTCCCAGAGTCCAACTTCAACAACAACGTAGCCCGCTGTGATGTCCAGTACACCGGCACCGCCGCTCACGTGTCCGGGTGCACCATGACATCGTAA